A single region of the Gossypium arboreum isolate Shixiya-1 chromosome 12, ASM2569848v2, whole genome shotgun sequence genome encodes:
- the LOC108479739 gene encoding phragmoplastin DRP1E-like isoform X2 — protein sequence MATMESLIVTVNRIQRACTVLGDHGGDTNLPTLWEALPSVVVVGGQSSGKSSVLESIVGRDFLPRGSGIVTRRPLVLQLHKTERGLQEYGEFLHLPKKKFTDFSMVRKEIQDETDRMTGKSKQISPVPIHLSIYSPNVVNLTLIDLPGLTKVAVEGQPESIVQDIESMVRSYVEKPNCIILAITPANQDIATSDAIKLSREVDPTGERTFGVLTKLDLMDKGTNAIDVLEGRAYPLQHPWVGIVNRSQADIKKNVDMIASRRKEREFFASSPDYGHLASKMGSEYLAKVLSKHLESVIRARLPGITSLINKSTEELEAELSHLGRSVAVDAGAQLYTILELCRAFDRIFKEHLDGGRPGGDRIYGVFDHQLPAALRKLPFDRHLSLQNIRKVVSEADGYQPHLIAPEQGYRRLIDGALNYFRGPAEASVDAVSSVFKVPFSCHFS from the exons ATGGCGACAATGGAGAGCTTGATTGTGACGGTGAATAGGATTCAGAGAGCTTGTACGGTGCTCGGTGATCACGGTGGCGACACTAATTTGCCTACTCTTTGGGAAGCTCTTCCCTCTGTTGTCGTCGTCGGAGGCCAG AGTTCTGGAAAGTCATCGGTGTTGGAGAGCATTGTAGGACGCGACTTCCTTCCTAGGGGATCAG GCATTGTGACGAGGAGACCACTAGTTTTGCAGCTACATAAAACAGAACGAGGGCTACAAGAATATGGAGAGTTCCTTCACTTGCCCAAGAAAAAATTCACTGACTTCT CCATGGTTCGGAAGGAAATCCAAGATGAAACTGATAGAATGACTGGGAAATCCAAACAGATTTCTCCTGTACCGATTCACCTCAGTATctactcaccaaatg TTGTCAACTTAACATTAATAGATCTGCCTGGTTTAACTAAGGTTGCCGTAG AGGGACAGCCTGAgagtattgttcaagacatagaAAGCATGGTTCGCTCATACGTTGAGAAG CCAAACTGCATCATCCTGGCCATAACTCCAGCTAATCAAGATATAGCGACATCTGATGCTATAAAGCTCTCTAGAGAAGTTGATCCAACAG GTGAAAGGACATTTGGTGTATTAACCAAGCTTGATTTGATGGACAAGGGAACAAATGCAATAGAT GTTCTTGAGGGAAGAGCTTATCCACTTCAACACCCTTGGGTTGGAATTGTAAACCGTTCACAAGCTGATATTAAAAAAAATGTCGACATGATTGCTTCTAGGCGGAAGGAGCGCGAGTTCTTTGCCTCTAGTCCTGATTATGGACATTTAGCTAGCAAAATGGGCTCAGAATATCTTGCAAAAGTTCTCTCAAAG CATTTGGAATCTGTAATTCGAGCTCGCCTTCCTGGCATTACTTCTTTAATTAACAAAAGCACAGAAGAACTTGAAGCAGAGTTGTCCCATCTTGGTAGATCTGTTGCTGTTGATGCTGGG GCCCAATTATACACCATCTTAGAGTTATGTCGAGCATTTGATCGAATATTCAAGGAGCATTTGGATGGCGG GCGGCCAGGTGGAGATCGCATTTATGGAGTTTTTGACCATCAGCTGCCAGCTGCTTTAAGGAAGCTTCCATTTGACCGTCATTTGTCACTGCAAAACATAAGGAAAGTGGTCTCAGAGGCAGATGGGTACCAACCTCATTTAATTGCTCCTGAGCAAGGTTATCGACGTCTCATTGATGGTGCACTTAATTACTTCAGAGGCCCAGCAGAGGCTTCTGTAGATGCTGTAAGTTCCGTTTTCAAGGTTCCATTTTCTTGCCATTTCAGCTAG